In one Methylocaldum szegediense genomic region, the following are encoded:
- a CDS encoding HMA2 domain-containing protein yields the protein MPETIAIVHNRVPARIRIRVPLIKNKRTLAEVLKQSLLKDDRAKGIYHAEPNITTGTFLIKYHPALHTEAEVLERVQAIARGIAAGTVEFTVKHKNPKLSKMQPQAFFNRELLVSIGGNVIAGFILAALIRRG from the coding sequence ATGCCTGAAACGATCGCCATCGTTCACAACAGGGTTCCGGCCCGAATCCGCATCCGGGTGCCATTGATCAAGAACAAGCGGACTCTGGCCGAGGTGCTCAAGCAAAGCCTTCTCAAGGATGATCGGGCAAAGGGAATCTATCACGCCGAACCGAACATCACCACGGGAACCTTTCTGATCAAATACCATCCCGCCCTGCATACCGAGGCCGAAGTTCTCGAGCGGGTACAGGCAATTGCGCGAGGCATCGCCGCAGGAACCGTCGAGTTCACGGTCAAGCACAAAAATCCCAAACTTAGCAAGATGCAACCACAGGCTTTTTTCAATCGGGAGCTACTCGTGAGTATTGGCGGGAACGTCATTGCCGGATTCATATTGGCGGCGTTGATCCGCCGCGGATAG